In one Aeromicrobium erythreum genomic region, the following are encoded:
- a CDS encoding DMT family transporter encodes MTWLLVVVGLLGVSASGPLMAATAAPALVIAFWRNAAATAVLTPFAVRSRTALTGLRWADLRGTVFAGVMLAVHFAAWVGALKLTTVAAATALTCTQLLWVVLVDRLRGVRPGRAVLLGCVVASVGVLVVSGVDLTVSRRALLGDLLAVVGGLGAALYLVAGESARRRLSTTHYTTFCYGTCAAVLAVGCLATGASFVGYDAHVWLLLAAVTVCAQLLGHSLFNHLLAVMSPTVISLVLLLEVPGAALLAAVFLGQAPPAGVYVGLLLVLVGLAVVVRARRAPTEPVEPVA; translated from the coding sequence GTGACCTGGCTGCTCGTCGTCGTCGGGCTGCTGGGGGTCAGCGCGTCGGGGCCGCTCATGGCGGCCACCGCGGCGCCGGCCCTCGTCATCGCCTTCTGGCGCAACGCCGCCGCGACCGCGGTGCTCACGCCGTTCGCGGTGCGGAGCCGTACCGCGCTCACGGGCCTGCGCTGGGCCGACCTGCGGGGCACGGTCTTCGCGGGGGTCATGCTGGCGGTGCACTTCGCCGCCTGGGTCGGGGCGCTGAAGCTCACGACCGTGGCCGCGGCGACCGCGCTCACCTGCACCCAGCTGCTGTGGGTGGTGCTCGTCGACCGACTGCGCGGCGTGCGTCCCGGACGTGCGGTGCTGCTCGGCTGCGTCGTCGCGTCGGTCGGCGTCCTGGTCGTGTCCGGTGTCGACCTGACGGTCTCGCGCCGGGCGCTGCTCGGCGACCTGCTCGCGGTGGTCGGCGGGCTCGGCGCCGCGCTGTACCTGGTGGCGGGGGAGTCGGCGCGACGTCGGCTCAGCACGACCCACTACACGACGTTCTGCTACGGCACGTGCGCCGCGGTGCTCGCGGTCGGCTGCCTCGCGACCGGTGCCTCCTTCGTCGGCTACGACGCGCACGTGTGGCTGCTGCTGGCCGCGGTGACGGTGTGCGCGCAGCTGCTCGGCCACTCGCTGTTCAACCACCTGCTGGCCGTCATGAGCCCGACCGTCATCTCGCTCGTCCTGCTGCTCGAGGTGCCCGGCGCGGCCCTGCTGGCCGCGGTCTTCCTCGGCCAGGCGCCGCCCGCCGGCGTGTACGTCGGGCTGCTGCTGGTGCTGGTGGGCCTCGCCGTGGTCGTCCGGGCCCGACGGGCGCCGACCGAGCCGGTCGAGCCCGTGGCCTGA
- a CDS encoding acyl-CoA dehydrogenase family protein: MGRLASTENLTEEQTAILETIRDFVDEKIIPVAQQLEHDDEYPTEIIEGLKELGVFGLTIPEEFGGLGESLLTYALVVEEIARGWMSVSGVINTHFIVAYLLQQHGTEEQKQKYLPKMAVGEVRGAFSMSEPGLGSDVSAVSTKATKKDDGSYSITGQKMWLTNGGTSTLVAVLCKTDEGADSVYKNMTTFLVEKEPGFGETAQGVTVPGKIAKMGYKGVETTELILEDHQISADQILGGEPGKGFFQMMDGVEVGRVNVAARACGLAIRGFELAIAYAQQRKTFGKQIADHQAVLFRLAEMATKVETIHAMMVRSARLKDTGKRMDVEAGMAKMLASEYANEVVEDSFRIHGGYGYSKEYEIERLMREVKFMLIGEGTSDIQKMIIGRALLKDYKL, translated from the coding sequence ATGGGACGCCTCGCCAGCACCGAGAACCTCACCGAGGAGCAGACCGCGATCCTCGAGACGATCCGCGACTTCGTGGACGAGAAGATCATCCCGGTCGCCCAGCAGCTCGAGCACGACGACGAGTACCCGACCGAGATCATCGAGGGGCTCAAGGAGCTCGGCGTCTTCGGCCTGACGATCCCTGAGGAGTTCGGCGGTCTCGGCGAGTCGCTGCTGACCTACGCGCTGGTCGTCGAGGAGATCGCTCGCGGCTGGATGAGCGTCTCCGGCGTCATCAACACGCACTTCATCGTCGCCTACCTGCTGCAGCAGCACGGCACCGAGGAGCAGAAGCAGAAGTACCTCCCGAAGATGGCAGTCGGCGAGGTCCGCGGCGCGTTCTCGATGTCCGAGCCGGGCCTCGGCTCCGACGTCTCGGCCGTCTCGACGAAGGCGACGAAGAAGGACGACGGCTCCTACTCGATCACCGGCCAGAAGATGTGGCTGACCAACGGCGGCACCTCCACGCTCGTGGCGGTGCTCTGCAAGACCGACGAGGGTGCCGACTCCGTCTACAAGAACATGACGACCTTCCTCGTGGAGAAGGAGCCGGGCTTCGGCGAGACCGCCCAGGGCGTCACCGTCCCCGGCAAGATCGCCAAGATGGGCTACAAGGGCGTCGAGACGACCGAGCTCATCCTCGAGGACCACCAGATCTCCGCCGACCAGATCCTCGGCGGCGAGCCGGGGAAGGGCTTCTTCCAGATGATGGACGGCGTCGAGGTCGGCCGCGTCAACGTCGCGGCCCGCGCCTGCGGCCTCGCGATCCGCGGCTTCGAGCTCGCGATCGCCTACGCGCAGCAGCGCAAGACCTTCGGCAAGCAGATCGCCGACCACCAGGCCGTGCTGTTCCGCCTCGCCGAGATGGCCACGAAGGTCGAGACCATCCACGCGATGATGGTCCGTTCCGCGAGGCTGAAGGACACCGGCAAGCGCATGGACGTCGAGGCCGGCATGGCCAAGATGCTCGCGAGCGAGTACGCCAACGAGGTCGTCGAGGACTCCTTCCGGATCCACGGTGGCTACGGCTACTCCAAGGAGTACGAGATCGAGCGCCTCATGCGTGAGGTCAAGTTCATGCTCATCGGCGAGGGCACGTCCGACATCCAGAAGATGATCATCGGGCGCGCGCTGCTCAAGGACTACAAGCTCTGA
- a CDS encoding alpha/beta hydrolase, whose translation MSVRENVTFASQGTSVAAWLYRPDGDGGAARPVIVMAHGLGGVREMRLDAFAERFADAGYVCLVFDYRHFGASDGQPRQLLSVRRQRQDWAAAVAFARTLPGVDAARTVLWGSSFSGGHVIAVGAADPTIAAVVSQCPYTDGLASSLAVAPFTSLRVTLRAVRDLVGSWFGRRPRSIPLAGEPGTVALMTAPDAVPGYLALVEEGSTFRNEVAARVALDIALGRPGAKARRLRCPALFVVCERDTVAPARATLKHVAKAPQGEVVRRDTGHFDIYVGEEFETTVRDELAFLQRHVPAT comes from the coding sequence ATGAGCGTGCGCGAGAACGTCACGTTCGCGTCGCAGGGCACCTCCGTCGCCGCCTGGCTCTATCGGCCGGACGGCGACGGGGGAGCGGCTCGACCTGTGATCGTCATGGCGCACGGCCTGGGCGGCGTCCGGGAGATGCGGCTCGACGCGTTCGCCGAGCGGTTCGCCGACGCCGGGTACGTCTGCCTGGTCTTCGACTACCGCCACTTCGGGGCCAGCGACGGACAGCCGCGCCAGCTGCTGTCCGTCCGCCGTCAGCGCCAGGACTGGGCGGCAGCGGTCGCCTTCGCGCGCACGCTCCCGGGCGTCGACGCCGCCCGCACCGTGCTGTGGGGCTCGTCGTTCTCCGGCGGGCACGTCATCGCGGTGGGCGCCGCGGACCCCACGATCGCGGCCGTCGTGTCGCAGTGCCCCTACACCGACGGGCTGGCCTCCAGCCTGGCCGTCGCCCCCTTCACGTCGCTGCGCGTGACGCTGCGGGCGGTCCGCGACCTCGTGGGCAGCTGGTTCGGGCGTCGCCCCCGCAGCATCCCGCTGGCCGGCGAGCCGGGCACGGTCGCGCTGATGACGGCCCCCGACGCCGTGCCCGGCTACCTGGCGCTGGTGGAGGAGGGCTCGACCTTCCGCAACGAGGTCGCCGCCCGCGTGGCGCTCGACATCGCGCTCGGCCGGCCCGGGGCGAAGGCGCGGCGGCTGCGCTGCCCGGCGCTGTTCGTCGTGTGCGAGCGCGACACGGTGGCGCCGGCGAGGGCGACGCTCAAGCACGTCGCCAAGGCGCCGCAGGGCGAGGTGGTGCGCCGCGACACCGGACACTTCGACATCTACGTGGGCGAGGAGTTCGAGACGACGGTCCGCGACGAGCTCGCGTTCCTGCAGCGGCACGTCCCGGCGACCTGA
- a CDS encoding DEAD/DEAH box helicase family protein — protein sequence MTGPFALRRFQAEAFAAVEQARAAGRSRSWVSLPPGAGKTVLGTELVAGRLAAEGRRAVVLAPNTAIQAQWIATWARYGVGPASPERDLAADVTVLTYQAIATFSPDDEDDDAEASAGGSGPLVDRLHENGRALVAALREAGPLTVVLDECHHLLETWGALLREVLDPLEDVLVLGLTATPPGVLTRRQAEQVEELFGDLAYQASIPAAVREGDLAPFAELAWLVRPSAEEEAWLASSAVRFAELTTELLSPGYGSVPLLTWFDRRIGELPVPWTTFERDEPALATAVLRLVHADLLDLPRDAVLREQHRTDLTAEDWARLVDDWVRGCLARSDVDADRSVLEDLRRAMPGIGFRVTRRGVSGAGSPVDRVLSRSAGKMRAAAAVLQAERDALGERLRAVVVCDHERASPTSSLVLRDAPAEHGSALEVMDALLGGGFEPVLLTGRTVAAGDATARRLVEVLGRIAPDLELRTEPLEGAEDRLHRLVGPWTSRRWTPLVTRAFQDGHCDVLVGTRALLGEGWDAPRVSTLVDLSTASTTSAVTQTRGRALRTDPTWPDKVATTWSVVCVAPEHPGGDSDWRRFVRKHDGYFGVDDDGQVVSGVAHVDARFSPFVPPDPDLFDVVALDMTQRAGERDVVRARWRVGEPYRDEVRRAIRVRPDDVGRSDGAEPATMPAPEPPWARIGEDGVVSTGRSARLEPWDAAREAARDPGLAAHAWVVADAMSQGGLGGPGAVGVRAVVDATGTYRFELDADAATASTFVDLLEELLGPLVAPRWLVARHQAPPPTAGTGWRVLLGRARPVARTWYAVPTELARNVARRRAFEHAWARWFGPATVVASTSAAGEAALTSAYGTTPLDVVTLLRSSWS from the coding sequence ATGACCGGCCCGTTCGCGCTGCGCCGCTTCCAGGCCGAGGCCTTCGCCGCCGTCGAGCAGGCGCGCGCTGCCGGTCGGAGCCGGTCCTGGGTGTCGCTGCCGCCCGGCGCGGGCAAGACCGTGCTCGGGACGGAGCTGGTGGCCGGACGGCTCGCCGCCGAGGGGCGTCGGGCTGTCGTGCTCGCGCCCAACACGGCGATCCAAGCGCAGTGGATCGCGACCTGGGCGCGCTACGGCGTCGGCCCCGCGAGCCCGGAGCGCGACCTCGCCGCCGACGTGACCGTCCTGACCTACCAGGCGATCGCGACCTTCTCCCCGGACGACGAGGACGACGACGCGGAGGCGTCGGCAGGTGGGTCGGGTCCGCTCGTGGACCGGCTGCACGAGAACGGACGCGCGCTCGTGGCCGCACTGCGCGAGGCCGGTCCGCTGACCGTCGTGCTCGATGAGTGCCACCACCTCCTCGAGACCTGGGGCGCCCTGCTGCGCGAGGTGCTCGACCCGCTCGAGGACGTGCTGGTCCTCGGTCTCACAGCCACGCCGCCGGGCGTGCTCACCCGTCGACAGGCCGAGCAGGTCGAGGAGCTGTTCGGCGACCTCGCCTACCAGGCCTCGATCCCCGCGGCGGTCCGCGAGGGCGACCTCGCCCCGTTCGCGGAGCTGGCCTGGCTGGTGCGGCCCTCCGCCGAGGAGGAGGCGTGGCTCGCGTCGTCGGCCGTGCGGTTCGCCGAGCTGACGACGGAGCTCCTGAGCCCCGGGTACGGCTCCGTGCCGCTGCTGACCTGGTTCGACCGGAGGATCGGCGAGCTGCCCGTCCCGTGGACCACGTTCGAGCGCGACGAGCCGGCCCTGGCCACGGCGGTGCTCCGGCTCGTGCACGCCGACCTGCTCGACCTCCCGCGCGACGCCGTCCTGCGCGAGCAGCATCGCACCGACCTGACCGCCGAGGACTGGGCGCGGCTCGTCGACGACTGGGTGCGCGGCTGCCTCGCCCGCAGCGACGTCGACGCCGACCGCAGCGTGCTCGAGGACCTGCGCCGGGCCATGCCCGGCATCGGGTTCCGCGTCACGCGGCGTGGGGTCAGCGGGGCGGGGTCCCCGGTCGACCGCGTGCTCTCGCGCAGCGCCGGCAAGATGCGGGCGGCCGCCGCGGTGCTGCAGGCCGAGCGGGACGCGCTGGGCGAGCGGCTGCGCGCGGTCGTCGTCTGCGACCACGAGCGAGCCTCACCCACGTCGTCACTCGTGCTCCGCGACGCCCCCGCCGAGCACGGGTCGGCGCTGGAGGTCATGGACGCCCTCCTCGGCGGCGGCTTCGAGCCGGTGCTGCTCACCGGACGCACCGTCGCGGCCGGGGACGCCACGGCGCGGCGTCTCGTCGAGGTGCTGGGCCGGATCGCCCCGGACCTCGAGCTGCGCACCGAGCCGCTCGAGGGCGCCGAGGACCGGCTCCACCGTCTCGTCGGCCCATGGACCAGCCGACGGTGGACGCCGCTGGTCACGCGGGCCTTCCAGGACGGCCACTGCGACGTGCTCGTCGGCACCCGCGCCCTGCTCGGCGAGGGCTGGGACGCGCCGCGGGTCTCGACGCTGGTCGACCTGTCCACCGCGTCGACGACGTCGGCCGTGACCCAGACGCGCGGTCGGGCGCTGCGCACCGACCCGACCTGGCCCGACAAGGTCGCCACGACGTGGAGCGTCGTCTGCGTCGCCCCAGAGCACCCGGGCGGCGACTCCGACTGGCGCCGCTTCGTGCGCAAGCACGACGGCTACTTCGGCGTCGACGACGACGGTCAGGTCGTCTCCGGCGTCGCGCACGTGGACGCCCGCTTCTCGCCCTTCGTCCCGCCCGATCCCGACCTGTTCGACGTCGTCGCGCTCGACATGACGCAACGCGCTGGGGAGCGCGACGTCGTGCGGGCCCGCTGGCGCGTCGGCGAGCCGTACCGCGACGAGGTCCGGCGAGCGATCCGCGTGCGCCCGGACGACGTCGGGCGGAGCGACGGCGCGGAACCCGCGACGATGCCCGCACCCGAGCCACCATGGGCGCGGATCGGCGAGGACGGTGTCGTGTCCACCGGCCGTTCCGCACGGCTGGAGCCGTGGGACGCCGCGCGCGAGGCCGCCCGCGACCCGGGCCTCGCGGCCCACGCGTGGGTCGTGGCCGACGCCATGTCCCAGGGCGGTCTCGGCGGCCCCGGGGCGGTGGGGGTGCGTGCGGTGGTCGACGCGACCGGCACGTATCGGTTCGAGCTGGACGCCGATGCGGCCACGGCGTCGACCTTCGTCGACCTCCTGGAGGAGCTGCTGGGGCCCCTCGTCGCGCCTCGGTGGCTGGTCGCGCGTCACCAGGCGCCGCCGCCTACCGCAGGCACGGGCTGGCGCGTGCTGCTCGGCCGTGCTCGACCTGTGGCGCGCACCTGGTACGCCGTGCCGACGGAGCTGGCGCGCAACGTCGCACGGCGCCGCGCGTTCGAGCACGCCTGGGCGCGGTGGTTCGGCCCGGCGACGGTCGTCGCGTCGACGTCGGCCGCGGGGGAGGCGGCGCTGACGTCGGCCTACGGCACCACCCCGCTCGACGTCGTGACGCTGCTGCGCTCCAGCTGGTCCTGA
- a CDS encoding general stress protein: MPPVNQGLFTLEFPQSLGVYDDYATAQKVVDHLSDQEFPVQNLLVVGTDLKQVERVTGRLTTSRVAGAGAASGAWLGVFVGLLLSLFSSESTLLQSVVGGLGIGIVFGVVWALLGYAATRGRRDFSSVSSVVATKYEVLVEHKHRARAQELIADLPEARQNPFA; encoded by the coding sequence ATGCCTCCCGTCAACCAGGGTCTCTTCACGCTCGAGTTCCCGCAGTCGCTCGGCGTCTACGACGACTACGCCACGGCGCAGAAGGTCGTCGACCACCTGTCCGACCAGGAGTTCCCCGTCCAGAACCTCCTCGTCGTCGGCACCGACCTCAAGCAGGTCGAGCGTGTCACCGGGCGACTCACCACCAGCCGCGTGGCCGGCGCCGGTGCCGCCTCGGGCGCATGGCTCGGCGTGTTCGTCGGCCTGCTGCTGAGCCTCTTCAGCAGCGAGAGCACCCTGCTGCAGAGCGTCGTCGGCGGGCTCGGCATCGGCATCGTGTTCGGCGTGGTCTGGGCTCTGCTCGGCTACGCCGCCACCCGCGGCCGTCGCGACTTCAGCTCCGTCAGCAGCGTCGTGGCCACGAAGTACGAGGTGCTGGTCGAGCACAAGCACCGCGCGCGGGCGCAGGAGCTCATCGCCG